One genomic region from Nitrospirota bacterium encodes:
- a CDS encoding ribbon-helix-helix protein, CopG family, protein MSVVKLGISFPVELVEEIDAISKGLKKNRSEVVRDAIIAMINDYKRQQAVRKAEKIYKEIEEDDKLLAEEFLSICAESTATYKAGKKVKRR, encoded by the coding sequence ATGTCAGTGGTTAAGCTTGGCATAAGCTTCCCGGTGGAGCTTGTCGAGGAGATAGATGCGATCTCAAAAGGGTTGAAAAAAAACAGGAGTGAGGTCGTCAGAGATGCCATTATTGCCATGATTAATGATTACAAGAGACAGCAGGCAGTTAGAAAGGCGGAAAAAATATATAAGGAGATCGAAGAAGATGATAAGCTGCTTGCTGAGGAGTTTTTAAGTATATGCGCAGAATCTACCGCAACATATAAGGCCGGTAAAAAGGTGAAGAGGAGATGA